A stretch of Camelina sativa cultivar DH55 chromosome 18, Cs, whole genome shotgun sequence DNA encodes these proteins:
- the LOC104761256 gene encoding probable mediator of RNA polymerase II transcription subunit 36b isoform X2: MRPPLTGGRGGGGFRGGRDGGGRGFGGGRGFGGGGRGGDRGGRGGPRGRGRGGDRGRGRGGPGRGGMKGGSKVIVEPHRHAGVFIAKGKEDALVTKNLVPGEAVYNEKRISVPNEDGTKVEYRVWNPFRSKLAAAILGGVDNIWIKPGAKVLYLGAASGTTVSHVSDLVGPEGCVYAVEFSHRSGRDLVNMAKKRTNIIPIIEDARHPSKYRMLVGMVDVIFSDVAQPDQNRGPECLIFPQNWRTLCYLNQGQLYRLYSRSRSSLPERGEEAAAGAV; the protein is encoded by the exons ATGAGACCCCCACTTACAG GAGGACGTGGTGGTGGAGGATTCAGGGGGGGACGAGATGGAGGTGGTCGAGGTTTTGGAGGTGGCAGAGGCTTTGGAGGAGGAGGCCGTGGTGGTGACAGAGGAGGCCGTGGTGGGCCTCGCGGGAGAGGACGTGGTGGTGACCGTGGCCGTGGAAGAGGAGGGCCAGGACGTGGAGGAATGAAAGGAGGAAGCAAAGTGATTGTGGAGCCTCACAGACACGCAGGAGTGTTTATTGCCAAGGGTAAAGAAGATGCTCTTGTCACTAAGAACTTGGTTCCTGGTGAAGCTGTTTACAATGAAAAGAGAATCTCTGTTCCG AATGAAGATGGAACTAAGGTTGAATAcagagtttggaatccttttaGATCTAAGTTAGCTGCTGCAATTCTTGGTGGTGTTGATAACATTTGGATC AAACCTGGTGCTAAAGTACTTTACCTCGGTGCTGCTTCTGGAACCACTGTCTCTCATGTTTCTGATCTTGTTGGCCCT GAGGGATGTGTTTACGCTGTTGAGTTTTCTCATAGAAGTGGTAGAGATTTGGTGAACATGGCAAAGAAGAGAACTAATATTATTCCAATCATTGAAGATGCTAGACACCCTTCTAAGTACAGAATGCTTGTTGGCATGGTTGATGTTATATTCTCTGATGTTGCTCAACCAGATCAG AATCGTGGCCCTGAATGCCTCATTTTTCCTCAAAACTGGAGGACACTTTGTTATCTCAATCAAG GCCAACTGTATCGACTCTACAGTCGCAGCAGAAGTAGTCTTCCAGAGCGAGGTGAAGAAGCTGCAGCAGGAGCAGTTTAG
- the LOC104761256 gene encoding probable mediator of RNA polymerase II transcription subunit 36b isoform X1 — MRPPLTGGRGGGGFRGGRDGGGRGFGGGRGFGGGGRGGDRGGRGGPRGRGRGGDRGRGRGGPGRGGMKGGSKVIVEPHRHAGVFIAKGKEDALVTKNLVPGEAVYNEKRISVPNEDGTKVEYRVWNPFRSKLAAAILGGVDNIWIKPGAKVLYLGAASGTTVSHVSDLVGPEGCVYAVEFSHRSGRDLVNMAKKRTNIIPIIEDARHPSKYRMLVGMVDVIFSDVAQPDQARIVALNASFFLKTGGHFVISIKANCIDSTVAAEVVFQSEVKKLQQEQFRPAEQVTLEPFERDHACVVGGYRMPKKQKAAAT, encoded by the exons ATGAGACCCCCACTTACAG GAGGACGTGGTGGTGGAGGATTCAGGGGGGGACGAGATGGAGGTGGTCGAGGTTTTGGAGGTGGCAGAGGCTTTGGAGGAGGAGGCCGTGGTGGTGACAGAGGAGGCCGTGGTGGGCCTCGCGGGAGAGGACGTGGTGGTGACCGTGGCCGTGGAAGAGGAGGGCCAGGACGTGGAGGAATGAAAGGAGGAAGCAAAGTGATTGTGGAGCCTCACAGACACGCAGGAGTGTTTATTGCCAAGGGTAAAGAAGATGCTCTTGTCACTAAGAACTTGGTTCCTGGTGAAGCTGTTTACAATGAAAAGAGAATCTCTGTTCCG AATGAAGATGGAACTAAGGTTGAATAcagagtttggaatccttttaGATCTAAGTTAGCTGCTGCAATTCTTGGTGGTGTTGATAACATTTGGATC AAACCTGGTGCTAAAGTACTTTACCTCGGTGCTGCTTCTGGAACCACTGTCTCTCATGTTTCTGATCTTGTTGGCCCT GAGGGATGTGTTTACGCTGTTGAGTTTTCTCATAGAAGTGGTAGAGATTTGGTGAACATGGCAAAGAAGAGAACTAATATTATTCCAATCATTGAAGATGCTAGACACCCTTCTAAGTACAGAATGCTTGTTGGCATGGTTGATGTTATATTCTCTGATGTTGCTCAACCAGATCAG GCTAGAATCGTGGCCCTGAATGCCTCATTTTTCCTCAAAACTGGAGGACACTTTGTTATCTCAATCAAG GCCAACTGTATCGACTCTACAGTCGCAGCAGAAGTAGTCTTCCAGAGCGAGGTGAAGAAGCTGCAGCAGGAGCAGTTTAGGCCAGCGGAACAGGTGACTCTGGAGCCTTTTGAGCGTGACCATGCCTGTGTTGTTGGTGGTTACCGCATGcccaagaaacaaaaagctgCAGCTACATAG